One window of the Mytilus galloprovincialis chromosome 14, xbMytGall1.hap1.1, whole genome shotgun sequence genome contains the following:
- the LOC143059408 gene encoding uncharacterized protein LOC143059408: MRSIADYASRRFGTEYEVGPSGDGMVSGTQSTVSMADIVWSDIGKIQPRMSKLVGMIDGEACFPIYHFLRNHLDRVDPTTTTQVCMPLYPDARTRDELEYLPECRRNGLTEADLLNTGASRKLSSGQMSLGLLMEVHRYLDKYGSINKVERFHGIVCSLFEVTKMTDTEKNTMHVRVKREVDRMKKMKKAKQTSQIEVLKRELFDIPGSSDVLVDRLKSLNLKVGEVSIPVELRGLVESLANAFSSMQEEHEKLVTRNQQLEVEKRQTEQRGEATTTQHQKKTEVLKLRLNEKSRQLKAARRLKDHFKERAEKERSKSEKIQQQQEVGRGAEGRVQEMSNTITELQREKVNLKEQVRYYKGIDNERPDNIFFSRRIDELKEEVAFWQGRYLECQEQMEAFLNQREIVTFHDGRYTDIIREVYMELMCMRVGAKNVPKIIKTVMEKITGMTPQRLPGSTCCWRLGV, translated from the exons ATGAGAAGCATAGCTGACTATGCCAGTAGACGTTTTGGGACTGAGTATGAGGTAGGGCCATCTGGGGATGGTATGGTGAGTGGTACTCAGTCCACAGTAAGTATGGCGGATATTGTCTGGAGTGATATTGGTAAGATACAGCCCAGGATGAGTAAGTTGGTAGGTATGATAGATGGGGAAGCCTGCTTTCCCATCTATCATTTTCTGAGAAATCACCTGGATAGAGTAGATCCAACTACAACAACACAGGTATGTATGCCACTCTATCCAGATGCCAGGACCAGAGATGAATTGGAGTACTTACCAGAGTGCAGACGAAATGGACTGACGGAAGCAGACTTACTGAACACAGGTGCCTCTAGGAAGCTTTCTTCTGGACAGATGTCTCTAGGACTATTGATGGAGGTCCACAGGTATTTAGATAAGTATGGCAGTATTAATAAAGTAGAGAGATTTCATGGTATTGTTTGCTCTTTATTTGAAGTTACCAAGATGACGGACACTGAGAAGAACACCATGCATGTTAGGGTAAAGAGGGAAGTTGATAGAATGAAAAAGATGAAGAAAGCAAAGCAGACTAGCCAGATAGAGGTGCTGAAAAGAGAGTTGTTTGACATACCTGGTAGCAGTGATGTCTTGGTTGACAGATTAAAATCCCTTAATCTGAAGGTAGGAGAGGTTAGTATTCCTGTAGAGCTACGAGGATTAGTTGAATCCTTGGCTAATGCTTTTTCCTCTATGCAGGAAGAACATGAGAAGTTAGTCACCAGGAACCAGCAGTTGGAGGTAGAGAAAAGACAGACCGAGCAGAGAGGGGAAGCAACCACTACCCAGCACCAGAAAAAAACAGAGGTGTTGAAGTTGCGTCTGAATGAAAAGAGCAGACAACTGAAGGCGGCTAGGCGGTTGAAGGACCACTTCAAGGAAAGGGCTGAGAAAGAGAGGTCAAAGTCGG AAAAAATCCAACAGCAACAGGAGGTAGGTAGAGGTGCAGAGGGTAGAGTTCAGGAGATGTCCAACACCATCACAGAACTGCAGCGGGAAAAGGTTAACCTTAAGGAACAGGTCAGGTACTATAAAGGTATTGATAATGAGAGAccagataatatttttttttccagacGAATTGATGAGTTGAAAGAGGAGGTAGCATTTTGGCAAGGTCGGTATTTGGAGTGTCAGGAGCAGATGGAAGCCTTCTTGAACCAGCGAGAAATTGTAACCTTTCATGATGGTAGGTATACAGACATCATACGAGAGGTCTACATGGAGCTGATGTGTATGAGAGTTGGAGCAAAGAATGTCCCAAAGATCATCAAGACTGTAATGGAGAAGATAACTGGTATGACCCCGCAACGACTACCTGGATCGACATGTTGTTGGAGGCTAGGAGTGTAG